The following are encoded in a window of Oscillatoria salina IIICB1 genomic DNA:
- a CDS encoding Uma2 family endonuclease, with amino-acid sequence MSETVPAQYNLKLPPTQKELPCDDGIPMETARHKAQMDLLMETLSTWLDARDDGFVGGNMFIYFSLAQVRNQDFRGPDFFAVLDVPKGERLSWVVWEEGKAPDVVIELISETTKERDKNEKKRIYQNQMRVPEYFWYDPFNPDDWAGFALQNRVYRPIAPNHQNQLISESLGLVLLRWEGRYHGIEATWLRWATLEGELLLTDGEMRDRERSAKELAEQRAAQLESQLQQVVRNLRQQGMTVTQIASITGLSDTQIEAINP; translated from the coding sequence ATGTCCGAGACTGTTCCGGCTCAATATAATCTTAAACTGCCGCCAACTCAAAAAGAACTTCCTTGCGATGATGGTATACCAATGGAAACAGCCCGTCACAAAGCGCAAATGGATCTGCTGATGGAAACTTTATCAACTTGGCTGGATGCTAGGGATGATGGGTTTGTGGGTGGGAATATGTTTATTTACTTTAGTCTTGCCCAAGTGCGAAATCAAGACTTTCGCGGTCCAGATTTTTTTGCTGTTTTGGATGTACCGAAAGGTGAACGTCTGAGTTGGGTGGTTTGGGAGGAAGGTAAAGCCCCCGATGTGGTGATTGAACTAATTTCGGAAACGACGAAAGAACGAGATAAAAATGAGAAAAAACGGATTTACCAAAATCAGATGCGAGTTCCTGAGTATTTCTGGTACGATCCGTTTAATCCTGATGATTGGGCGGGATTTGCGCTCCAAAACCGCGTTTATCGACCGATCGCCCCAAATCATCAAAATCAACTGATTAGTGAGTCTCTCGGCTTAGTTTTGCTGCGCTGGGAGGGCAGATATCACGGGATTGAGGCGACTTGGCTGCGTTGGGCGACTTTAGAGGGAGAATTGTTGTTAACTGATGGGGAAATGCGCGATCGCGAACGGTCTGCTAAAGAACTTGCCGAACAACGCGCTGCACAACTGGAATCTCAACTACAACAAGTTGTCCGCAACTTACGCCAACAAGGAATGACTGTTACTCAAATAGCCAGTATCACGGGATTATCAGATACCCAAATCGAAGCAATCAACCCCTAA
- a CDS encoding DUF3143 domain-containing protein encodes MSLPNSDTPLYNHPLPEIEQWLIQQGCEQDPKQVHCWWIEKPEWQAEICLEIEELTVRYFNIDSRNEDLTRSFKYSLSREDIEAAVFSGP; translated from the coding sequence ATGTCTTTACCAAATAGCGATACCCCCTTATACAATCATCCTTTACCCGAAATCGAACAGTGGCTAATCCAACAAGGATGCGAACAAGACCCAAAACAAGTTCACTGTTGGTGGATAGAAAAACCAGAATGGCAAGCAGAAATTTGCTTAGAAATCGAAGAACTAACCGTCCGTTATTTTAACATCGACAGTAGGAATGAAGATCTTACCCGCTCCTTCAAATACTCTCTAAGTAGAGAAGATATTGAAGCAGCAGTATTTAGCGGACCTTAA
- a CDS encoding MBL fold metallo-hydrolase → MQLTYLDSNSWLIEIAGKRILIDPWLVDNLVFGNQTWLFKGEKLTQREIPQNIDLILLSQGLEDHAHPPTLKKLDHNLPVVGSPNAAKVTKNLGYSQVTALKHGESFNLANTVEIKAVPGSPIGPTLIENGYLIKDLATKQTIYYEPHGEHSPSIKEVAPVDVVITPIANLSLPLIGPIIKGQKTALEICQWLQPQVILPTAAGGDVKFEGLLLGLLRTEGSAAEFREMLAQNNLNTRVIDPKPGETLALELVN, encoded by the coding sequence ATGCAACTAACATACTTAGACAGTAATTCCTGGTTAATTGAAATAGCTGGAAAAAGAATCCTTATCGATCCTTGGTTAGTGGATAATTTAGTTTTTGGCAATCAAACTTGGTTATTTAAAGGAGAAAAGCTTACTCAGCGTGAAATTCCGCAAAATATAGACCTAATTTTACTATCTCAAGGTTTGGAAGACCATGCTCATCCACCAACATTAAAAAAATTAGACCATAATCTTCCTGTGGTTGGTTCTCCAAATGCAGCGAAAGTTACTAAAAATTTAGGATATTCTCAAGTAACAGCCTTAAAACATGGAGAAAGTTTTAACTTAGCAAATACAGTAGAAATCAAAGCGGTTCCTGGTTCTCCTATTGGTCCCACTTTAATCGAAAATGGTTACTTGATTAAAGATTTGGCAACGAAGCAAACGATTTACTACGAACCTCATGGCGAACATTCTCCAAGTATAAAAGAAGTTGCGCCTGTGGATGTAGTAATTACACCGATCGCTAATTTATCTCTTCCTTTAATTGGACCAATTATCAAAGGACAAAAAACTGCTTTAGAAATTTGTCAATGGCTACAACCACAAGTAATTTTGCCGACTGCGGCTGGTGGAGATGTGAAGTTTGAAGGTTTATTACTTGGTTTGCTGCGGACTGAAGGAAGTGCGGCAGAATTTAGGGAAATGCTAGCTCAAAATAACTTGAATACGCGAGTTATTGACCCGAAACCAGGAGAAACTTTGGCTTTGGAATTAGTTAATTGA
- the lysA gene encoding diaminopimelate decarboxylase, with translation MTKIKNLTMLSTEKKVPNSAIEYLPPTGETSPNQQLLPLTAKVNENDCLEIGGCDVTRLVQQFGSPLYILDEETLRAACRQYRDNLTKYYPGETLAIYASKAWNCLAVNAIVQSEGLGLDVVSGGELYTALQANVNPEKIYFHGNNKSVDELELAIDCGCTIVVDNWLELTLLRDLISDRANEPVQVMLRLTPGIECHTHEYIRTGHLDSKFGFDPNQIDRVFAFVKAQPNLNCIGLHAHIGSQIFERQPHQDLAAVLVKWLKQANEMGLSVKELNVGGGLGIRYTETDDPPSIEEWVKAVSQATVTACKSENVPLPKLICEPGRSLIGTACITAYTIGSRKQVPEIRTYIAVDGGMSDNPRPITYQSVYRAAIANRMLAPAQETVTIAGKHCESGDIVLKDAQLPVTKPGDILVVMGTGAYNYSMASNYNRLPRPAAVVVCNGEANLILRRETYADLIKQDRLPERLLQQNQSDLDR, from the coding sequence ATGACTAAAATTAAGAATTTGACCATGTTATCGACGGAAAAGAAAGTACCAAATTCAGCGATCGAGTATCTACCGCCGACAGGTGAAACTTCACCTAACCAGCAACTGCTACCTTTAACAGCCAAAGTCAATGAGAACGACTGTCTTGAAATTGGCGGTTGCGACGTAACTAGATTAGTGCAACAGTTTGGTTCTCCTCTTTACATTTTGGATGAGGAGACTTTGCGGGCGGCTTGCAGGCAATATCGAGATAATCTCACCAAGTATTACCCAGGGGAAACGTTAGCCATTTATGCTTCTAAAGCCTGGAACTGTCTGGCTGTCAATGCGATCGTCCAAAGTGAAGGCTTAGGTTTGGATGTAGTCTCTGGTGGCGAACTATATACGGCACTTCAAGCCAACGTCAACCCCGAAAAAATTTATTTTCACGGCAATAATAAGTCTGTTGATGAGTTAGAACTAGCGATTGACTGTGGATGCACGATTGTAGTCGATAATTGGCTAGAATTAACGCTACTGCGGGATTTAATTAGCGATCGCGCCAATGAACCAGTGCAAGTAATGCTCAGGTTAACGCCGGGGATCGAATGTCATACCCATGAGTATATTCGCACGGGTCACTTAGACAGTAAATTTGGCTTCGATCCCAATCAAATCGATCGAGTTTTTGCTTTTGTTAAGGCTCAGCCCAATCTCAACTGTATTGGGCTTCACGCTCATATTGGCTCGCAAATTTTTGAGCGTCAACCCCATCAAGACTTAGCTGCGGTATTAGTTAAGTGGCTCAAACAAGCTAATGAAATGGGTTTGTCAGTCAAAGAATTAAACGTCGGTGGTGGTTTAGGAATTCGTTACACCGAAACTGACGATCCCCCCAGTATTGAAGAATGGGTAAAAGCAGTTTCTCAAGCCACAGTCACAGCTTGTAAAAGCGAAAATGTACCCTTACCCAAACTAATTTGCGAACCAGGGCGATCGCTAATTGGGACAGCTTGCATCACTGCTTACACGATCGGTAGCCGCAAACAAGTTCCCGAAATTCGGACTTATATTGCTGTAGATGGGGGAATGTCCGACAATCCCCGTCCCATTACCTATCAATCAGTTTATCGAGCCGCGATCGCCAACCGTATGTTAGCTCCGGCACAAGAAACGGTAACAATTGCGGGAAAGCACTGTGAATCTGGCGATATCGTCCTTAAAGATGCTCAATTACCCGTTACCAAACCAGGAGATATTCTCGTAGTCATGGGGACAGGAGCATATAACTATAGCATGGCATCTAACTACAATCGCTTGCCCCGCCCGGCAGCAGTTGTCGTCTGTAATGGAGAAGCTAACCTGATTTTACGGCGCGAAACCTACGCCGACCTCATCAAACAAGACCGCTTGCCAGAAAGATTACTTCAACAAAATCAAAGTGACTTAGACCGTTAA
- a CDS encoding J domain-containing protein, translated as MTTDRATEQSTSRKIPAHTKLANSYYALLGLHPSASAIEIRRSYRELSKRYHPDTTDLPTDLATAKFQQLNEAYATLSNPERRSLYDLKIGYSRFQVIQPPQDLNRDPDARDRHLSNSAYLDNSDRPLSEGEIFALFILGLTFIACLLLVIAIGLTRGEAALRIPHSTNRNLIHNQVSLFTPQYLPFVNRKKDKFNNPKPITNNFDCSQIYS; from the coding sequence GTGACGACAGATAGAGCCACCGAACAGTCAACAAGTCGGAAGATACCAGCTCATACCAAGCTGGCTAACAGTTACTATGCTCTTTTGGGGTTACATCCTTCTGCATCCGCAATTGAAATTCGCCGCTCTTATCGCGAATTGAGCAAACGCTATCACCCCGATACTACCGACTTACCCACGGATTTAGCAACAGCGAAATTCCAACAACTAAATGAAGCTTACGCTACTTTAAGCAATCCCGAACGGCGATCGCTTTACGATCTTAAAATCGGTTATTCTCGCTTTCAAGTAATTCAACCACCTCAAGACTTAAATCGAGATCCTGATGCACGCGATCGCCATCTATCTAACTCAGCTTATCTCGATAATAGCGATCGCCCTTTATCCGAAGGCGAAATTTTTGCTTTATTTATTCTGGGGCTAACTTTTATCGCTTGCTTATTATTAGTAATCGCGATCGGCTTGACTCGAGGAGAAGCTGCATTGAGAATTCCTCACTCTACTAACCGTAACTTAATTCACAATCAAGTAAGCTTATTTACACCACAATATCTGCCATTTGTCAATAGAAAAAAAGATAAATTTAACAACCCCAAACCCATCACCAATAACTTTGACTGCTCGCAAATTTATAGTTAA
- the uppS gene encoding polyprenyl diphosphate synthase, producing MTAKQSLLSKLPPDLDRHRLPKHVAVIMDGNGRWANRQGLARIMGHGQGADSLKDLLRCCQDWGIPALTAYAFSTENWQRPLEEVEFLMTLIERVLRRELAQMQEENVKIRFVGDLSQLPLSLQEEIERSMRETQDNRGVQFTVATNYGGRQEILQACRAIAAQVKQGKIDVDGIDEQLFEKQLYTAGIPHPDLLIRTSGEMRISNFLLWQMAYAEIYVTNTTWPDFTREDFHQALIAYQQRDRRFGKI from the coding sequence ATGACTGCCAAGCAAAGTTTATTATCAAAGTTACCGCCAGATCTCGACCGTCACCGCTTGCCTAAGCACGTAGCGGTGATTATGGATGGAAATGGTCGCTGGGCTAATCGCCAGGGACTAGCTAGAATTATGGGTCATGGGCAAGGAGCGGATTCGCTGAAGGATTTGCTGCGCTGTTGCCAAGATTGGGGCATTCCGGCTCTGACAGCTTATGCTTTTTCTACAGAAAATTGGCAACGCCCTCTGGAGGAAGTTGAGTTTTTGATGACTTTGATTGAAAGAGTTTTGCGGCGAGAGTTAGCCCAAATGCAGGAAGAAAATGTGAAAATTCGCTTTGTTGGCGATCTAAGTCAATTGCCACTCTCACTGCAAGAGGAAATTGAACGCTCGATGCGCGAAACTCAAGATAATCGGGGCGTTCAATTTACTGTGGCGACTAATTATGGTGGGCGACAGGAAATTTTACAAGCTTGTCGGGCGATCGCTGCTCAGGTTAAGCAAGGTAAAATTGATGTTGATGGCATCGATGAGCAGTTGTTTGAAAAGCAGCTTTATACTGCGGGAATTCCTCATCCGGATCTTTTAATTCGTACTAGTGGTGAAATGCGTATTTCTAATTTCTTGCTTTGGCAAATGGCTTATGCGGAAATTTACGTGACTAATACTACTTGGCCTGATTTTACCAGAGAGGATTTTCATCAAGCTTTAATTGCTTATCAACAGCGCGATCGCCGTTTCGGTAAAATCTAA
- the cdaA gene encoding diadenylate cyclase CdaA, translated as MPPSGSTPNLGWIQSWLLYALDIGLVLALTYLVLLIIGERRTLWMVRGLIILMLAAVVSNRIGLILLSFVLEKLVVGSAVAMAVIFQSDFRRFLEQLGRGEIKQLFQPSLRSIPRPDSVIDEIVDAVKELSQNRTGALIVIETSGPLDERDVSVPGVILDAEISKELLQTIFQTSTLLHDGAVVVRGSRIFAAGVILPLSERTASRQLGTRHRAAMGITERVENCLCIVVSEETGSISLAEKRNLNRPLTSSKLKELLEERFSPSVEREAVAPGLSRLSRQIGSQGQILLKRFFRLPSSTSEEKK; from the coding sequence ATGCCTCCGTCGGGTTCCACCCCAAACCTAGGCTGGATTCAGTCTTGGCTACTATACGCCCTTGATATTGGATTGGTTCTAGCCCTTACCTATTTAGTGCTTCTCATTATTGGGGAGCGCCGGACGCTTTGGATGGTTCGAGGGCTAATTATTTTGATGTTAGCGGCGGTGGTAAGTAACCGAATCGGATTGATCCTGTTAAGCTTTGTATTGGAAAAGCTGGTAGTTGGTTCGGCGGTGGCAATGGCGGTAATTTTCCAGTCGGATTTTCGCCGCTTCCTCGAACAACTCGGACGTGGTGAAATTAAGCAGTTGTTTCAGCCGTCGCTCCGCTCGATCCCCAGACCTGATAGTGTAATTGATGAAATTGTCGATGCGGTGAAAGAATTGTCCCAAAATCGTACTGGTGCGCTGATTGTAATTGAAACTAGTGGTCCTTTAGACGAACGAGATGTTTCTGTACCAGGGGTTATACTTGATGCGGAAATTTCTAAAGAACTGCTACAAACAATTTTTCAAACTTCTACACTTTTACATGATGGTGCTGTAGTGGTGCGTGGTTCTCGAATTTTTGCTGCTGGAGTGATTTTGCCTCTTTCGGAGCGCACTGCATCCAGACAGTTAGGAACTCGCCACCGCGCTGCAATGGGAATTACGGAACGAGTGGAAAATTGTTTGTGTATCGTTGTATCAGAAGAAACGGGTTCAATTTCTCTTGCGGAGAAAAGAAACCTGAATCGACCTTTAACGAGCTCTAAACTAAAAGAGCTATTAGAGGAAAGATTCTCTCCTTCTGTTGAGCGTGAGGCTGTAGCACCTGGTTTGAGTCGTTTGAGTCGTCAAATTGGCTCTCAGGGACAGATACTGCTCAAACGTTTCTTTCGTCTTCCGTCATCGACCTCTGAAGAAAAGAAATGA
- a CDS encoding ATP-dependent Clp protease ATP-binding subunit, with amino-acid sequence MFERFTEKAIKVIMLAQEEARRLGHNFVGTEQILLGLIGEGTGVAAKVLKSMGVNLKDARIEVEKIIGRGSGFVAVEIPFTPRAKRVLELSLEEARQLGHNYIGTEHLLLGLIREGEGVAARVLENLGVDLSKVRTQVIRMLGETAEVAVGPNQGRTKTPTLDEFGANLTQMAAEGKLDPVVGRIKEIERVIQILGRRTKNNPVLIGEPGVGKTAIAEGLAQRIANNDVPDILEEKRVVTLDIGLLVAGTKYRGEFEERLKKIMDEIRQAGNVILVIDEVHTLIGAGAAEGAIDAANILKPALARGELQCIGATTLDEYRKHIERDAALERRFQPVMVGEPSVDETIEILYGLRERYEQHHKLKILDEALEAAAKLSDRYISDRYLPDKAIDLIDEAGSRVRLINSQLPPAAKELDKELRQVLKEKDDAVRSQDFDRAGELRDREMEIKAEIRAIANAKKTESDNDEEGPSVDAEEIAHIVASWTGVPVNKLTESESEKLLHMEDTLHQRLIGQEDAVKAVSRAIRRARVGLKNPNRPIASFIFSGPTGVGKTELTKALAAYFFGSEEAMIRLDMSEYMERHTVSKLIGSPPGYVGYNEGGQLTEAVRRRPYTVVLFDEIEKAHPDVFNMLLQILEDGRLTDAKGRTVDFKNTLLIMTSNIGSKVIEKGGGGLGFEFSEDRTESQYNRIRSLVNEELKNYFRPEFLNRLDEIIVFRQLSKEEVKEIAEIMLREVFKRLTEQDIILEVTEKFKERLVEEGYNPSYGARPLRRAIMRLLEDVLAEEILSGRVGEGDTAKVDIDEEGKVVVRPSDKQPILTKAE; translated from the coding sequence ATGTTTGAACGCTTCACAGAAAAAGCAATTAAAGTAATTATGCTGGCTCAGGAGGAGGCACGTCGCCTGGGACACAACTTTGTCGGCACTGAACAAATTCTTCTCGGTTTAATCGGAGAAGGAACGGGTGTTGCAGCTAAAGTCTTGAAATCTATGGGTGTCAATCTTAAAGATGCTCGCATAGAAGTAGAAAAAATTATCGGTCGCGGTTCGGGTTTTGTGGCAGTGGAAATTCCTTTCACTCCTAGAGCGAAGCGCGTTCTTGAATTATCTTTAGAAGAAGCTCGACAGTTAGGACACAATTATATCGGTACCGAACACTTACTTCTCGGTTTGATCAGAGAAGGTGAGGGTGTGGCAGCTAGAGTCTTGGAAAATTTGGGTGTGGATCTCTCGAAGGTTCGCACGCAGGTGATCCGGATGTTGGGCGAAACGGCGGAAGTGGCAGTCGGACCGAATCAAGGTCGCACGAAAACGCCGACTTTGGATGAGTTTGGTGCTAATTTAACTCAAATGGCAGCCGAAGGCAAGCTCGATCCGGTGGTAGGCAGAATTAAGGAGATTGAAAGGGTAATTCAAATTCTTGGTCGGCGGACGAAGAATAATCCGGTTTTGATTGGGGAACCAGGGGTCGGAAAAACGGCGATCGCTGAAGGTTTGGCGCAGCGTATCGCGAATAATGATGTTCCTGATATCCTTGAAGAAAAACGGGTGGTTACTCTCGATATCGGTTTGCTTGTCGCTGGTACGAAGTATCGGGGTGAGTTTGAGGAACGCCTGAAGAAGATTATGGACGAAATTCGTCAAGCTGGAAATGTGATTCTGGTGATTGATGAGGTTCATACTTTGATCGGTGCTGGTGCGGCTGAAGGGGCGATCGATGCGGCGAATATCTTGAAGCCGGCTTTGGCAAGAGGTGAACTGCAATGTATCGGCGCAACTACTCTTGATGAGTATCGCAAGCACATTGAACGAGATGCTGCCCTCGAACGTCGTTTTCAACCTGTAATGGTGGGCGAACCTTCGGTAGATGAGACAATTGAAATTTTATACGGTTTGCGCGAACGTTACGAGCAACACCACAAACTGAAAATTTTAGATGAAGCCCTGGAAGCGGCGGCGAAATTGTCCGATCGCTATATTTCTGACCGCTATTTGCCGGATAAGGCGATTGATTTGATTGATGAGGCGGGTTCGCGGGTACGTTTGATTAATTCCCAATTGCCTCCCGCAGCCAAAGAACTTGATAAAGAACTGCGTCAGGTGTTGAAGGAAAAAGACGATGCGGTGCGATCGCAAGACTTTGACCGGGCGGGAGAATTACGCGATCGCGAAATGGAAATTAAGGCGGAGATTCGGGCGATCGCTAATGCGAAGAAAACTGAATCTGACAATGATGAAGAAGGTCCTTCGGTTGATGCTGAGGAAATCGCTCACATTGTCGCTTCTTGGACTGGCGTACCAGTGAATAAGCTTACTGAATCCGAATCTGAGAAGTTGTTGCACATGGAAGATACTTTGCACCAACGTCTCATCGGTCAAGAAGATGCGGTTAAGGCTGTTTCTCGTGCTATTCGTCGCGCCCGTGTTGGTTTGAAGAATCCCAACCGCCCAATTGCTAGTTTTATCTTCTCCGGTCCCACTGGTGTTGGTAAAACTGAGTTGACTAAAGCTTTAGCAGCTTATTTCTTTGGTTCGGAAGAAGCGATGATTCGCTTGGATATGTCCGAATACATGGAACGTCATACTGTTTCTAAGTTGATTGGTTCGCCTCCGGGATATGTAGGTTACAACGAAGGCGGTCAACTAACTGAAGCAGTGCGTCGTCGTCCCTACACCGTGGTGCTATTCGACGAAATCGAAAAAGCACACCCGGATGTATTTAATATGCTGCTACAAATCTTAGAAGATGGTCGCTTGACTGATGCTAAAGGTCGCACGGTAGACTTCAAGAATACCTTGTTGATTATGACCTCGAACATTGGTTCTAAGGTAATTGAAAAAGGTGGCGGTGGACTTGGTTTCGAGTTCAGCGAAGACCGTACCGAATCACAATACAACCGCATTCGCTCTTTGGTCAATGAAGAACTGAAGAATTACTTCCGTCCAGAGTTCCTCAACCGTCTCGATGAGATTATTGTCTTCCGTCAGTTGAGCAAAGAAGAGGTCAAGGAAATTGCCGAAATCATGCTCCGCGAAGTCTTCAAGCGACTAACTGAACAAGATATTATCTTGGAAGTTACCGAGAAGTTCAAAGAACGCTTGGTCGAAGAAGGTTACAACCCTAGCTACGGCGCTCGTCCGTTACGTCGTGCGATTATGCGCTTGTTGGAGGATGTGCTAGCTGAGGAAATTCTTTCCGGTCGCGTTGGCGAAGGCGATACGGCGAAAGTTGATATCGATGAGGAAGGTAAGGTTGTGGTTCGTCCCTCTGATAAGCAACCAATTTTAACTAAAGCTGAATAA
- the rimI gene encoding ribosomal protein S18-alanine N-acetyltransferase: MTLAKLKLLHLTPERLPAVVELDKLCLGGLWTLAGYERELASPNSELLVISIPAIAQATHDQGEQIVGIGCYWQILEEAHLTILAVHPDYQGQGFGKMLLRALLADAVKRGLERATLEVKASNTVALSLYKKFGFREAGRRRGYYQSTNEDALILWRGGLAYPEFAVELAQWQQEIEDYLKSNNWHYQA, encoded by the coding sequence GTGACTTTAGCAAAACTAAAATTATTACATTTAACACCAGAAAGATTGCCTGCGGTTGTCGAACTGGACAAATTATGTTTAGGTGGATTGTGGACATTAGCTGGTTATGAGCGTGAATTAGCAAGTCCTAATAGTGAGTTGTTGGTTATTTCCATACCCGCGATCGCCCAAGCAACTCACGACCAAGGCGAACAAATTGTCGGCATTGGTTGTTACTGGCAAATTCTGGAGGAAGCACATCTGACAATCTTGGCAGTTCATCCAGATTATCAAGGTCAAGGTTTCGGGAAAATGCTGCTGCGTGCCTTGCTAGCAGATGCGGTTAAACGAGGTCTCGAACGTGCGACTTTGGAAGTGAAAGCTAGTAATACTGTGGCTTTGTCTTTATACAAAAAGTTTGGCTTTCGAGAAGCAGGACGAAGACGAGGTTACTACCAAAGTACCAATGAAGATGCTTTGATTCTTTGGCGGGGTGGTTTGGCTTACCCAGAATTTGCCGTGGAGTTAGCTCAATGGCAGCAAGAAATAGAGGATTACTTGAAAAGCAATAACTGGCATTATCAGGCTTGA
- a CDS encoding DUF423 domain-containing protein, producing MSRIFLAIAAILAGVSVAGGAFATHALKDRISDRALEIFETGAKYQMYHALALILVALLLSRAELSQTYLSVAGYAFIAGIAIFSGSLYALSLSGVRWLGAVTPFGGVAFLIGWGCLAIAAFMK from the coding sequence ATGAGTAGAATTTTTTTAGCGATCGCAGCAATTCTTGCAGGTGTATCCGTTGCTGGTGGTGCATTTGCAACTCACGCACTCAAAGATAGAATTAGCGATCGCGCTTTGGAAATCTTTGAGACTGGTGCTAAATATCAAATGTATCATGCTTTAGCACTGATTTTAGTAGCATTGTTGCTCAGTCGCGCTGAATTATCTCAAACCTATCTCTCCGTTGCAGGTTATGCTTTTATTGCGGGAATCGCGATCTTTTCGGGAAGTTTATATGCACTTTCCTTAAGTGGTGTACGCTGGTTAGGAGCCGTTACACCTTTTGGTGGTGTCGCGTTTCTGATTGGTTGGGGATGTTTGGCGATCGCCGCTTTTATGAAGTAA
- a CDS encoding O-antigen ligase family protein: MTNNFPSKNRQWVWKFTQISLLIFPLLPTWGGIGILVVTGAIFQQNYREIIHSRINWALAVLSLWLIISCSFAARPSEAFLGLANFLPFMVIFAAMSKMICTTNQLRRIAWLLVSPSLIVAILGLGQLYLGWSGGELLLPILGWILAPEGNPSGRMASVFMYANILAVYELIILSLGIGLWLDVWQSWRHDPQKKTGWLWLFLSITLLADAIALLLTSSRSAWGITILIGVAFALDLGWYLLVLGVATAAGAIAWASFGPKWGQGALRKVVPAYFWLRLSDRMFSDRPIETLRATQWQFTIKMSKSRPWLGWGLRNFTLLYEQEMDVWLGHPHNLWLMLAAETGIPTTFFLSAIVAWILAQAIIFWQNWSVVTEKDLKARSGFSDIPQTSLKTLEKEEFSDKLIIFSYLVAFSSCILFNLLDVSIFDLRVNTLSWILLSALWGVTNYYRPEADFRFKLSK, from the coding sequence ATGACTAACAATTTTCCATCAAAAAATCGACAATGGGTGTGGAAATTTACTCAAATTTCTTTGTTGATTTTTCCTTTGTTACCTACTTGGGGCGGAATCGGAATTCTTGTCGTTACTGGAGCAATTTTTCAGCAAAATTATCGCGAAATTATTCATAGCCGAATTAATTGGGCGTTAGCTGTTTTAAGTCTTTGGTTAATTATTAGTTGTAGTTTTGCCGCTCGACCTAGTGAAGCTTTTTTAGGCTTGGCAAATTTCTTACCGTTTATGGTGATTTTTGCCGCCATGAGTAAGATGATTTGCACGACGAATCAGTTGCGAAGAATTGCTTGGCTGTTAGTTTCTCCTTCGTTAATTGTCGCAATTCTTGGTTTAGGACAGTTATATTTAGGTTGGAGTGGTGGAGAATTATTATTACCCATTTTGGGTTGGATTTTAGCACCAGAAGGAAATCCTTCGGGAAGAATGGCTTCGGTGTTTATGTATGCAAATATTTTGGCAGTTTATGAGTTAATTATCCTTAGTTTGGGAATTGGTTTGTGGCTCGATGTTTGGCAAAGTTGGCGACACGATCCGCAGAAAAAAACAGGCTGGTTGTGGTTATTTTTAAGTATAACTTTGCTTGCCGACGCGATCGCGCTATTATTAACCAGCTCCCGTAGTGCTTGGGGAATCACAATCTTGATTGGGGTAGCTTTTGCGCTCGATCTCGGTTGGTATTTGTTAGTGTTAGGGGTAGCAACGGCAGCAGGAGCGATCGCTTGGGCATCTTTTGGACCAAAATGGGGACAGGGAGCGCTGCGTAAAGTTGTTCCTGCTTACTTTTGGCTGCGGCTTTCCGATCGAATGTTTAGCGATCGCCCAATCGAGACTTTACGTGCTACTCAATGGCAATTTACGATCAAAATGAGCAAATCTCGTCCTTGGCTGGGTTGGGGCTTGCGTAATTTTACCTTACTTTACGAACAAGAAATGGATGTTTGGCTCGGTCATCCTCACAATTTGTGGTTGATGTTAGCCGCAGAAACGGGTATTCCCACAACATTTTTTTTATCGGCGATCGTTGCTTGGATCCTGGCTCAAGCAATAATTTTCTGGCAAAATTGGTCTGTAGTAACGGAAAAAGATCTAAAGGCGAGATCCGGTTTCTCGGATATCCCGCAAACCTCCTTAAAAACATTGGAGAAAGAAGAATTTTCCGACAAGTTAATTATTTTCTCTTATTTAGTAGCTTTTAGTAGCTGTATTTTGTTTAATTTACTCGATGTCAGTATCTTCGATCTGCGAGTAAATACTTTAAGCTGGATACTATTATCAGCCCTTTGGGGCGTAACTAATTATTATCGCCCTGAAGCAGATTTTCGCTTCAAGTTAAGCAAATGA